The following is a genomic window from Aphelocoma coerulescens isolate FSJ_1873_10779 chromosome 5, UR_Acoe_1.0, whole genome shotgun sequence.
CACAGCGACCAGCACGCCGTGCTCCAAGCCGTGCTCCCAgtcgagagcagccctgctgccggCACACACCTGTAACCTGGCACACAACAGGTGCACGGAACACCTGGGATCACCAGCATTACAGTACGTGTTCTGTCCATGGGAACTGAGCGAGTACATCTGACACCTACATAAACAGGAAAGGAGCAGAAGCACCTGACACATACCAGGCATTATTACTGCTGCTGGGGAAAGCATATACAGGCTGCTTCCATCATCTCCTACATTCTCTCTGAGCCATGGCTGCTACAACTTAAAGtcatctttctttcctttcaaccAGACATTCATCAATGCAAAATGCATTGTTCTTATCCCAGAGTGAAATTGAAAAGACAAGAGGGAAGAAACCAGAGCGGGTGTAGCTGTAAGGAGAGGGCTGTGGACATCACTCATCCCAGATGTTTGTTCCCAGTTACCTGACTGTGCCCCCCAGACTGTGCTCCTTGCCCATACCACTCTTCCAGAGCTTGTTCATACAGGACCCAAATCCAGTCCCCAAGGATGTCCTATGAGAAGCTCAAAAAAGCCTCACTGAACCATGCAGTAAACAAGAAGCACATGGAAGTTTTTGAAGCTTTTAAGAGTGCCTAGAACACATCCCCCCTTGAATGACCAAGAAGCTTCACTGCAAGCAGGTATTTTGAGCACACTAATAAGTGACTATAAAAAGATCTTCATAAATATGGAACACTGTTTCAAGACTGGGCCTACAAGTCAAACACCAGTATCCTACAATTACTTAAAATTAATCTCCATTCTGCCTTCTTAGTAGATTAGTCAGAAACCTGGGGAGAAGTAGCGAACAGTTCTAAGGTGTGACACTCTCATTCTTTGAggtttatggattttttttttaaagagaagatTAAATTCCAGCAGAAAAACTGTTTTACATAATGTAAACATTTTGATGTAATCAAAGGTTCTGTAGTTCACTATAATGCTCAGGTTTTGATTGATAGAGAGGTAATTTTTCCTCTGGATCAGGAAACAGATTCACTTTACAACCAATAAGTGACTGCAACTTAGTAAATACCTTACTAaagccagcactgcctgctccACTGACTTAGAAACGAAATTAAGTAATTCCTGTTGACCAGCAGTTACATTCTGTCCTTCTCTAAGGTCTAAAACTGGTATCAGTTCAAAGGTCCATCCTTTCTGTTTGTCAAGCCAAAGTATACAGATGAAACCAGAATCTGCTTCTACACACCCTGTACTATAACCACAAACATAATCACAACCTCTCAACTATTGTGTGAACACATGTTCAGAAATGTTAAGATTATACAATACCATTCAAGCAAAATAAAGTGATCCTGTATGATCCTTCTGGACATCTACATACAGCCTGGCTCATCTGAAAGACTTATTTCTTGCCACGAGAGGGAGGGGTCCTCCAGGTCAGGCCACTTCTGCAATAATTTGGAGATGCTCTAAACTTTATTTGGACAGCCAACTAATTTTCAGCTAAGGCAGCAATGTTCCATGTTTTTCCCCCTTGGTATGTGCCTAGTCACACCGCTTTTGGGACTTGTAAGTAGGCGGTTTGTAGGCTTAGTCCAAAGAGTCTACCTGTTCACTGATATGGAAGGTATCTCTGCTCCCACCGAATCCACGGGAATGACTCTGACTGTGCCCTAAAAGCCACAGCTCCAACAGGAAAGAAAGATACGACCACCTGTAAACCTCTATTTCCCAGTATACCGCAAACACGCATGTTTACAGGAAAACTACACAATATCGCGTGGGGTCTCACGTTCTACTATTTCCAACAGGCTCTGAagcattttgattttaaaaggcCACTTGCCGAAATGACAGCGGGCCACATCTTCCCCAGGCTTCACTGACAGCCGCCAGTCGTTAGGAAAACGCATCTCAGCCAACGCGCGGCTGTCGGGAACCGACCCCCGCGAGCAGCGAAGCAAAGTATAACAGAGACACGAAGCCGCAGCCAAAGGCTTAAGGCCCACGTCGCGGCCCCCTCCCCTCGAAGGGCCTCCCGCAGGCTCGCGGagctcccagccctccctgcgGGGCCCGCGGTACCTGCGCGGAGCCGGCAGTGCTGGCGGCGCGGCGGCTCATCCCGCGCGGggcccgctccgccgccgcgcCCTGGCGCCTCCTCCGCGCCCCAACCGGGCACGGGGAGAGCCCGCCGCCTCCAAGCCCCGAGGCCGCCCCGGGGCTCCGACCGGcgcccctcctcctcctcgttccCGGCCCGGGGGTCTCGCCGCGAGTGTCAGCGCCGGCGGGGGTGCGCGGCCGGAGGCggaggccgggccggggctgccgcTGCCCTCAGAACCGCGGGctgcgccgcgccgccgccatcGCCGTCGCCATCGCCGCTGTTTGTTTTCATCCGCTGCGGGcggggggggaaggaaggaaggaggaagggagggagggaagaagggaggtgCCTGAGCGTCCGCAGCGGCAGTTTCCACACGCAGtcgccgctccccgcccgcccgcggcaCGGTGAGCCCACGGTCCGGCGGGGCAGGAGGTCGCCGAGGCCGAGAAAAGAgggggcagcgcccggcgccgctcccgccggtaGCCCCTGCCTGTGGCGAATCTACCGCGGCGAATGGGGGGCCCGGCCGGCGGGGACCGCCAGGGAGCGGCCGCGGGGTCGGTAAGGGCTGGGACGAGTCCGGCGGGGGTCGGGCGGCCCGTGGGGTCCGGGGCGCTCGGCAAGGGCACCGCCCGCCGGGCTGCCCGCGGCTCGTGTCTGCCGTGCCCCGGCGGCGGTGACTGGGGACGGCTCCAGCTCCCTCTCCGCCGCGGGAGGTAAGTTCCTGTCAGCGTCAGGCAGAGTTGTCGGCTCGGCGGTGAGCCCACCTGGCTGCCCGTGTATTTAAAAGCAGATAAAAAGAAGTAGAAAGGTTTGCTGGATGATCAGACTAAAAGGAAAATGGCAACGGAGTCTGAAAAGCTCACCAGTAATAACTGTTCTGAGtatccttctcctttcctttatGCAGGTGAAGCCTCTAGGAAAGCCCTGTCAGACAGGAGCCCCAGGGAACGCCCCGGCCGTCAGCCATGGCCGTACCTATCGCGGTTCTTGACTGCGACCTCTTGCTCTATGGCCGCGGACACAGGACTTTGGATCGCTTCAAGCTGGAGGATGTCACGGATGAGTATCTAGTATCCACGTACGGCTTTCCCCGACAGTTCATTTACTACCTGGTGgatctcctgggagccactctCTCACGCCCTACACAGCGGTCCAGGGCCATCAGTCCAGAGACGCAAATACTTGCTGCGCTGGGTTTTTATACCTCTGGCTCCTTCCAGACTCGCATGGGGGATACTATTGGCATTAGCCAAGCCTCGATGAGCCGCTGTGTTGCCAATGTGACCGAGGCACTGGTGGAAAGAGCCTCACAGTTCATTCACTTTCCTGAGGATGAAGCTACTGTACAGACCCTGAAGGATGACTTTTATGGGCTAGCAGGAATGCCGGGAGTGCTGGGCGTGGTTGACTGCACCCATGTGGCAATCAAAGCGCCAAATGCTGAGGATCTGTCCTATGTGAACCGAAAGGGTCTTCATTCCCTAAACTGCCTCATGGTGTGTGATTCCAGAGGAGTCCTCCTTAGTGCTGAAACGCACTGGCCAGGCAGCCTGCCTGACTGCACGGTTTTAGAGCAGGCAGCCCTCACAAGCCAGTTTGAAACTGAACTACATAAAGATGGCTGGCTACTTGGTAAGACAATTTTTCATCCGTGTTTTCAGTAGAAAGTCTATTATATATTGTCTCCTTACTGAATGAGAACCTCTGGGCACAAGTGATATGCTTACTTTCAATTGCTTTCCTGCAAATTGCTTTGAGATTTATGATTCAGTTTGGACAACCCTTATCTTGGAAGCTTAGAACAGTAACTTCCAATATGTGTTTTATACAATCTGATTATTGTGTGTATTAATCTACATTTATTCTGTTAATAGCTTTCTTTCGGTATCCTACACCTTTCCATGCTGAATTATGCAATTTTTAATTCTCGGTACTGTCCTAGTTCAGCTGTTTTCCCCCGTTTTATGCGGAAGAGTAATTCTCTTAAAACCCTTCTGTGGAAAATCTTCCAgaattttcttgtttaaaacTGAATGCCTTTACTTTGTCACATTTGTAAACCAGAGTTACTTCTTTCGTGCCTTCTCTTTTAGCCAGACGGAGAAGTTACTCTGTATCTGCTGTACCAGAAAACCAAGCTGATACCTGTGGCTAACTGTAGGTGTGTAACCTGTCCTGCTCCTTTGCACTGCTAACAGGTGACAGCTCCTTCTTGCTCCGGACGTGGTTGATGACCCCTCTGCACATCCCCGAGACGCCTGCAGAGTACCGCTACAACATGGCCCATTCCGCCACTCACAACGTCATTGAGCGC
Proteins encoded in this region:
- the HARBI1 gene encoding putative nuclease HARBI1 — protein: MAVPIAVLDCDLLLYGRGHRTLDRFKLEDVTDEYLVSTYGFPRQFIYYLVDLLGATLSRPTQRSRAISPETQILAALGFYTSGSFQTRMGDTIGISQASMSRCVANVTEALVERASQFIHFPEDEATVQTLKDDFYGLAGMPGVLGVVDCTHVAIKAPNAEDLSYVNRKGLHSLNCLMVCDSRGVLLSAETHWPGSLPDCTVLEQAALTSQFETELHKDGWLLGDSSFLLRTWLMTPLHIPETPAEYRYNMAHSATHNVIERTFRTIRSRFRCLDGSKGTLQYSPEKSSHIILACCVLHNISLEHGLDVWSSPATGHVEQPEEEYEQMESVNSEACRVRQELLLTHFS